aagttgaaggaacgcTAACAATTTCAGATACACAACATCAGTATGAAGATTTTTCACTCGTTCGCACGTCTTCAAATTAGAATTCAATTGACAAGAGCGATCATCTCCAATGTCAGAATATTGGATACTTAGACCTGCCCATCTAAACCATCCACATCGCCTTGCAGGACACGCGTAATACTTTCTACCCGAGTTGGCCATGCTATTTGAGACTTGTAACGGTGCTCTTAAACCACACTCACAAAAACGTTCTCCCGTTACGTTGCCGCTGCAGTACGAACCACTTGTAGATCTTCTACTTGTGGAAGCCATTGTTAACCAGGCTATACATTTAACAGTAAGCAAAAATCATTTACCAGGTTAACAACAAATAGTAACACAACACAAGAATGAATCAACTGGtcgaaataaaattatttaatgaatCTAAGCAAAACAAATTTTCCAATTCAATATATCTCCAAGGAAGATATTCTTTGTCGTATTTAAAATCAAATGTTGGTGCCTCtagctttttcaataaattttcacACTCCTAGTATGTTAGACAATCATAAAAATACATTTCCAAATCAATATACTACACCAGTGAGTACTAATTTCGATAACAAAAAAGAGTGACAACAGGAACATAATTATGATAAACAGTTCTCAAATTatcttctttgtttttctataTAGTAATCATCATAaataaatttaagaaaataaCAATCACAGATTCACAAATAAGCAATTAACAAGCACAAGTaagctaaaaaaaattatatgatacGCAAATAATGGAATCAGCACTCAGCAATCACACATTTCCAAATCTTTAAAAAAGATGACATAGAATTCATAAATCTGTAAATGAGGGCAAATAAGAACTCGGATATAACAACTTCAGAAATCTTCAACATTTGAAGAAGCACAAATCAGCAATTTTAACCAAATCAGGGCGAATCTCAAATCATCCAACGAGGGATTTAAACATTCTCATCAACATGAGGACAAATAAGAAGGTGAGGGTTTCACAAATCAGAAAATGGGGGAATAAAAAATCCCTCTTGAACTTCACAAAATTAACAAGCAAATAAGTTAAATTGAAAGAACATACCAGCTCCGTTGACAAAAAAACAGCAGAGACCAGACGCACAACTCCAAGACAGTGGCGACGCAAACCCACGGGCGCGAATACGGCAGCAGCGTCACAAACCGAGGGTGGCAACTGGGGCCACGAAGATGAACCAAGGAGAACTGGAGAGGCGCCGTCGTCGTTCAGACCCTTGGAGGTGCTACCGGCGACGGGTCAGGCTCTGGGATTCGTTCACGAAAGAAGAGAGCAGAAAGGGTAGAGGGGAGGAAAAAAGGGGTTAGGGTTACATgctgatgaaaatgaaattgtatTTGGGGATTAGGGTTGTTAATTAAAATTAAGGggattttagtaattttaaatatttaatctcCACTTTTTATTTCAAACCAAATAGGATACTGAGACATAAATCAATCTTGTACACTTccacaccaaacacaatactaatACTTATTTTTGTATATGTCTCTTTGTTTCTGTCTCTCTGTCTCTGTATCTTGATCTCTGTCTcgcaaacaaacgctacctaataaCTTACAATTATATaaacttacaaaaaaaaaagttcataGAGTTTATCCAAATTAAAATAGACTTAAATATAATTTTcttcacaattttttttatttataaaatgcaTGTAATAATTAGGTGTTAGAATCGTATTTATACTAAAAATACTTTAAAAGTTTTGCCTAAATACTCTTTGGTGTTATATCACCCACAACAACAGTATATTTCGTGATTTTTGTAATATATATAATTCATTTTTGTgagtattttattcctttttcagTCCGAAACTTTTTGTTAGgtgattattaataaattatttataataaaaaccaaaaattaaaattctatatTAATCTCAAAAAATtcaacttttaaaaaaataattcctgaaaatataaaataatatttttactctcaaaatattattttagtttgaCAAAATTGATTAAATATAGAAAGacatatttgaaaaataaaaatctagaaatctgattatgatattttttttttttacaaatctgTGTAGAATAATAATGATATCTTTTTATTCtcttaatttgatgattttagggcaaataaaatcttttttacaattttattctAACTCGAATAGAAAGGAATTCTAaaaatgttgaaaaaaaaatctagatattaattttttgttacattttttatgcctcttttaaataattttttaaatgttCTAAAAGAATTATATTNNNNNNNNNNNNNNNNNNNNNNNNNNNNNNNNNNNNNNNNNNNNNNNNNNNNNNNNNNNNNNNNNNNNNNNNNNNNNNNNNNNNNNNNNNNNNNNNNNNNNNNNNNNNNNNNNNNNNNNNNNNNNNNNNNNNNNNNNNNNNNNNNNNNNNNNNNNNNNNNNNNNNNNNNNNNNNNNNNNNNNNNNNNNNNNNNNNNNNNNNNNNNNNcataaataacaaaaaaaaaaaaaaaaaccaactcCAGCTCCGTTACATTCCTGACCCACCCGTTTTCTTTCTCCCCTCGTCCATTCACCCAAATCCATGATTCTAATTCCTCTGATCTCTGAAATCTGAATCGGACCCAACCTAACCCAAATTTCCACCACACAGTAACACGCATGAACGAATGATGAAGCAGCAATAAGCCACAGATTATGATATCGGGTTGCAATTGAATCTCTCTCCCAAGTCCCAATCCGCAAACCCTAATTTTACCCGGATTATCCGATCGGACTCTTACTACAATCCGAACACTGCAACCTCCTCCTTCCCACCCCCGCATTTTCCNNNNNTCATCCCcccccccttcttcttcttcttcttcttcttcttattcttctctctctttctattattcagaaaaataaaaacttcttttccttgtttatttattttttttcgcttCTCCCAAAATTTTACTTTAACAACTTCTGTAATTCATGTGTGTTAAagaaatgttattttttaatgtttcttgCCTACAGTGTCATGGTGTGATGTGATTTACCACCAGATGCCTGGTCTTAATGTGGGAAATTGTTTGGTGGTTGAATTTATGTTAGGAATGATTAACCCACAGAGCTTGTGATATAGTTGATGGAATGTTAACTTTTCGTGTGGGTTTCATTATGAGGGATTTGTTCTAAATTGGAAATCAAATTGACTATAATTTTTTGTGGCAATCTATAAATTAAGGGACCTTCATGCTTAACTTATAAATTATATAGTGTGTATGCTATTGCTGAGTGTTGAATATCAAAGCATAGTGTAGTTAGAAATGAACTCATGGAAGATACCTGTCTTTGGTCCCTTTTTTCAAAAAGGTAAAATAAAATTTGTTGCATTTTAAAAGGAAGGGGAGGGAAGAGAATGGGGGCTCAAGTAATGGTTTCCATCTCTTTATTTGTGTTATGAACTTTATTTATACTTTATACCATTGAAGATGAGGGAATATGGAGGATTACATGGctattattgtattttctcttctcccCTTTTATCCTCCCTTTCTCTGTATCCATACATATTTTATAAGGATACATTGAAATTAACCTCTTTATGTGCTTTGTGTCAACCTATTTTGTAGGGCTAATAGTGGCTTTGTATGATTGCACAATGCTTTTCCTAACCCAACCTTTGATGCTTTGGCACTTTATAATTGTAGTTATGCTTTCTTTCTTCCCCTTCTTTACAGTGTACATTTTTGGTGATTTCTGTGTGGTAATTCCTTCAATTTCATAGCATCTACTTTGGTGACTTATATACAAATTTTGTTTAAACAAGCAGCATTACCTGCCTATTCGATGGAAATATCAAATGATTCAGGCATAAAGAAACCGAAAAGGCTGACATCTGTTGTGTGGAATCACTTTGAAAGGGTTAGGAAGGCTGATGTCTGCTATGCTGTTTGTGTGCATTGTAACAAGAAACTCAGTGGATCAAGTAACAGTGGAACAACTCATTTGAGGAACCACTTGATTCGATGTCTGAAAAGGTCCAACTTTGATGTCTCTCAGCTGCTTGCAGCaaagagaaggaaaaaagatACTGCTGTTAGTGTTGCAAATCTTAGTTATGATGAAGGTCAGGCGAAAGAAGAATACATAAAGCCAACAATCATTAAGTTTGAACCGGAACACAAGAAAGATGAAATCATCAACTTTGGTGGTCGAAAATTTGATCAGGAGAAGAGTCGACTTGATCTTGCCCACATGATTATATTACATGGATACCCATTGAACATGGTGGAACATGTAGGATTCAAGGTCTTTGTGAAGAACCTTCAGCCACTCTTTGAGTTTATGCCAAATAGTGGTATAGAGGTTTCTTGTATGGAAATCTACATGAAGGAGAAACAGAAAGTGTATAACATGATAAACAAATCACATGGCAGGATTAATCTTTCGATTGAAATGTGGTCATCAGTAGAAAGTTGTTCATATTTGTGCATAGCTGCACATTATATTGATGAGGGATGGACGTTACAAAAGAAGATCCTGAACTTTGTCACACTTGATCCTTCTCATACTGAAGACCTGCTTCCAGAAGTGATCATTAAATGTCTAAATGAATGGGATATTGATTGTAAGCTGTTTGCCTTAACACTGGATGACTTTTCCATTGATGGTGACATTACACTTAGAATCAAACAGCAAATTTCTGAGAAGAGGTCTTTCATAAACACTCGTCAACTACTTGACATACGCTCAGCAGGACATCTCCTAAGTTCCATGGTTCAAGATGCCACAGAGGCACTGCATGAAGTGATTGAAAAGATTCGGGACAGCATCAGATATATTAGAAGTTCGCAAGTAGTACAAGGAAAGTTTAATGAAATTGCTCAACAAGCTGGCATTAACTCTCAGAAGGCCCTGTTTCTGGATTTTCCAGCTCAGTGGAAATCAACATATCTCATGCTTGAAACAGCAGTAGAATACAAGACCGTTTTTGCTCTCTTCCAAGAGCAAGATTCCTCCTATTCATCCGCAATTAGCGATGAAGAATGGGAATGGGCAACTTCAGTTACTGGATATTTGAAACTTATAGTTGAAATTACTAATGTCTTTTCAGGCAACCGGTCTCCTACTGCAAACATATATTTCCCTGAAATTTGTGACATCCATATCCAATTAATTGACTGGTGCAGAAGTTCAGATAATTTTATTAGTTCTCTGGCAACGAAGATGAAAGGCAGGTTTGATAAGTACTGGGGCAAGTGCAGCACAGCTTTAGCAGTAGCAGCTATATTAGACCCGCGCTTTAAAATGAAGCTGGTGGAATACTACTACTCACAAATATATGGGAGCACTGCTTTGGATCGGATCAAAGAAGTTTCTGGTGTGATCAAAGAACTTTTTAATGCATACTCTATCTGTTCAACTATGGTTGATCAAGGCTCAACCTTGCCTGGCATCAGCTTACCTAGTTCAAGTTATGATGCTAGGGATAGACTCAAAGGGTTTGACAAATTCCTTCATGAGACATCACAGAGTCAGAGCATGGCATCTGACTTAGACAAGTATTTGGAGGAACCAATTTTCCCTCGTAATTCTGATTTTAACATATTGAACTGGTGGAGAGTCCACATGCCAAGGTACCCGATTCTATCGATGATGGCACGTGATATTCTGGGGACTCCAATGTCAACAATGGCACCAGAATTGGCATTTGGCATCAGCGGAAGAGTTCTAGACCCTGCTCGCGCTGCATTGAATCCTGATACACGACAGGCTCTAATATGCACACACGATTGGCTCCAAAATGAATCAGGAGGTATGTACTTGTTCGTTCTCTTCCCTCCCCAAGAATAATCATTGATTGTTGGCTTATCACtgattcatttttattttcttttctgttttactCTAATATCTTATCAGATTTAAATCAATCCTCAAGCCATTTTGCTCTACCCCTTCTCATTGATTCAAATTAGCTTTTTCCATGGTATGCTTCTGTTCAACTTGTATGACATGTTCCAAATTTCTCCATATTCCACTGTTGTACATTTTTGCTTTCAACATAACTATTGGCTGTGTTGTGAGATTGATGGATCTACTAGCTCATAGGTTGCCTTTATCATTGTGTTTTATACTATCAGGTCTTATCCAAAACTAACGAAGCTATGTTAGTGTGGACAACTTAGCATCTACTTATCCTGTGTAATCAAGAAGCAATGTATATTCTCAGAAGAGCCAGTAGATGCTTGTGTATATACACTAGAATTTAATTGAAATGTTTTTCCTATATGCTGGATGAGTGGCATTTGTCATTTGACTATTGATTCGGGTGAACCTGAGTATTGTACAGGGTGTTATTTGCCCTTAACATTGGCAAAGCAAGTTCTTTTCTTTTACTAACTTTATGTACCAATTTCATCTGATGCATGTAGCCAGCTTTACATGATGAGATAAGAGGTCTGTGTACTCGCAAAAGATATAATTACATTGTTGAAGATCTGGAGTGGCATGATTTTAACTGTCATTTGATCTCTACTGAGCCATCTGCCTCCACAACAgttaaaattagaatttagattgggatgttttgtttagtttataTGTTGGATTTCAAAGTAATATTCCCCAAAAAAAGTTTGAAGAGAATGATCCAATATTAAATAAGAATAGACCTCGGCCATGGTAAATTATGAGAACGGCGGTGTTAAAAAGTATCTCATGTTACTTGTAAGAAACAAAAAGTTACTAATCATTCAAAGAGATTTTTTCCCCCTTGGTATTCAGTATTTTTGGTACAAATAATcgatttattttcttcttctaccaTTGAGTTGGATATGAAGTCTGGTGATTTAGGTTTTGCATTTTATCAGATAGTGAAAGTAAGATGGTTTGGTGTCCGAAGAAAACTGAAGAAGAATGCTGAATTACATGTAATGTAACACCTTTACATAGGATTTGCATCATTTTTGCTAGTTTCTCAGGTTGTCCTATTGACCAGGTACTGATTATGTTTCATTTTTTTGGTCATCggcactatttttattttttttatcatgctACTGATTATGCTTTTGTTTTTTTTGGGGGTCGGGATTACCGATTATGCTTTAAATTGGCGCAAGTGTAATAAACCACCATATTTATCCCCTTTTTGATCATGGGTAAAAAACGGCCGAAGCCCATTGCTTAGCTTCTTTATTTTTTGTCATAGGAAAACAAGATTTGATCATTAGCTAAATCAATTGAATTCAAGGACTTCTCTGTTGGGCCATGACCAAAATGAGGAGTTTTTGTTGGGGCCTTACAATTTGTGGACCTGATGTTTTGTGGCCAGCCCAAACTTGTTTTCATTCTGAAATGTTCAATGATCCCCGCCcccataaaaagaaaatattgatTATCTTCTTTGTTTTACGATTTGTGTTATTTTAATATAGTCATCGTTATATGACTATTTATTTACTATTAGATAATATATCACTTGTTCTAGGGCTTATAATCATGCTAACAGTAGATGAGTAATATGTGAACTCAGTTCAGAAAGGGATGATAAATATTGTAAAGAAACAAAATATCTCTGTTTCGTACCGAAGCATTCAATGATTGATGCTGCTGTATCCCAAGAATCTAAAACTGGTTCCTGTCAACATCTTATTGCTCCTCCATGCCTAAGCAATCTCCTTAAACCACAACTAAGAAAAGGGGATTATTATGGTGGCAGGTAGGCCATGTGAAAACTATCAAAAGCCCTGACAATGCTGACAACATTGCATTTGAAATAGGGACGCACTGCACGGGGTTTTTATAGCAAATATTACTAACATCATGATTTAATATTTactcattcatatatatatatgagaaacaAAGGATGAGGCCACTTCAAACAGGGAAAGGTTATATGTATGCCAAAGAAAAAGCATAAATATCTGTGATGCATTGATGCTACCAGATATTTCTTCTGTAACATTATTGCACAATGCACATTCATGTATGGCgcggtttatttatttatttattttttcttttctacgGTAATATCTTCATTTACTTTAGGAAGCTAATACCATAAAAAAATGAGATTTTACGTAAATAAAATTGTAAGaataaattaaatacataaaatataaaatcgtaataaaattaaattcagaAGATGTTTCACCTAACTAATTTAAGTTGGTCGAGTGATAAATTCATTCGTCCGCTCTGTCAGGTGAACAATCAgataaaaaattaatagaatcgattaattcatttaaatttttaatattaaaagattaaaaaaaaattatttatgacTTCCTTTAAATAAGTAAATTCTTCTCatcctcaaaaaaaaaaaaattaaatttgagaGAGATAATTAAGAGACACACGCTCTTATTCATTTATACCAATTTGTGTTTGgtgaaagattttaaaaattaaattcccATTTTATTAGCTACACGATCTTCTCAATTTTTTATCAtgcaatattttttttacatgttTTTTTGTTCTACTTAAGGAATATAAAGTAATAGATTACATTTTatcaaataattgaaaaaaatttgaaaaaattcacttttctttttAACACTGATCTAAAAGTTCTCCCTGGGTTTGTGGTGCATTAGGTTAGGTTGACTTTGTATAAAGAATGAATCATTTGTTCTCATCTAGTTGCCGGCAGCAAACATGAGGCTCACTCACCGTGGTTACTGCCTGAAAACGAGCCGGACAGTTTCGAACAATAGCAATAACTCAAGGAATCATTTTTCCTTTGTTACCCTTATAAGCAACAAAGAATAGATTAAACGGctatcattttttctttttttttttttattattttcaacatTTTAACCTTAATTTGCAATTCCACTTAATATTGTGTTGTGGCTTGATCCACAATAGCACCAACTTCAAATGGAAGATTTCAGACATAATGtcggtttttttttatttaaataagttgaaaatattaatattttcagCTATACACAAAGTTGGAAGTAGTTTGCATATCAATAATTATTATGTTTGATAGAATATAATTTAGAGAAAATTCTACTccattttttttgaaagataCTAAAATGACACTCTTCTCTTCTCTATTTGTAAAATATATATTCTTCTcctttataacttttaaaaaaatctctctttaatccattttaatttttttgtgataactaatgttaactttatctatttttcaagaaaaataaattattttttataaaaatatcctttaataaaaattttatttttttcattaaatattgcttaccaaaatatcttttaataaattattttttaagatatcctttaataattttttaattaaaaaggtatttttataaaaaataatttattttttcttaaaaatatataaagttaacattagttaacacaaaaaaattaaaatagattaaagaggaagtttttaaaaaattataagggAGGAGAATGTACATTTTACAAATAGAGGAAAAGTGAGTATCATTTTAGTATCTCTCAGAAGAAGGGAGTAGAATTTTctctataatttaaaaattatataagtttgacaaatactaaataaattacaatttaatTGGATTTAGTTTTTTAGAATAGTGACTGGATAAATTACAAAATGTGTAATTAATAATTGAgaagtgctacacatacaagtcattttgcTTTATAAGTCATATAAGTTGGGCTAAATTCAACAAAAAGGACGCTCACCAATACGAGCGTGTAAACACGCGCGCTACTCAACGGTTTCCATGGCGCGcttcgcgttcctcctcctcttccttcttctcctcctcctcctcttccttcttcttctcctcctcctcttctttgcgtttctcctcctttttcttcgcgtgtttcatcttcatcgttgttttttattactgttgttgttgctgcatttttttcctctttctctttctattaattttgcaacattatgcattttttcttctttatttgattttttcatcccaagaagaattatgaaaatatgaaataagaagatgatgaaaaagaagaaaaagcagaagaagatgaggaggaggaaaaggaagagttttgaattatgcagaacttatcagcatacatacaccaaaaattcttaaagaatacacccaaatatcttcgtgttacacccaaatttgctgcaaatacagaaaagtatttcttctaatgctgcattttttccttctttttttccttctttctttctttcttttagttgaacgaATGTAAGTtaatcctcttccaagtaattttgtgccattatgtgttttttcttcttctttgtttgatttttttatttttattcttgttaaaagagtaaaataagaagaaatttaagaagataaaacaagaaaaaaaagatgaataagaaaaaaaaaagaagatgatgatgatgatgaaaaagaagaagaagaagtagtagaagataaggaggagggagaagaagagttttgaattatgccgaacttatcagcacacatacactaaaaattcttaaagaatacacccaaatatcttcgtgttacacctaaatacagaaaaatattttctttaatgcagaacttttacattacattcaattcaaaccatcaacgatgaacaacaattttcacaaacaaaaacaacattattcac
The DNA window shown above is from Arachis ipaensis cultivar K30076 chromosome B08, Araip1.1, whole genome shotgun sequence and carries:
- the LOC107610941 gene encoding uncharacterized protein LOC107610941, with protein sequence MASTSRRSTSGSYCSGNVTGERFCECGLRAPLQVSNSMANSGRKYYACPARRCGWFRWAGLSIQYSDIGDDRSCQLNSNLKTCERVKNLHTDVVYLKLLAFLQLLVSIVCVVLVILLLCKL
- the LOC107613340 gene encoding zinc finger BED domain-containing protein RICESLEEPER 1, producing MEISNDSGIKKPKRLTSVVWNHFERVRKADVCYAVCVHCNKKLSGSSNSGTTHLRNHLIRCLKRSNFDVSQLLAAKRRKKDTAVSVANLSYDEGQAKEEYIKPTIIKFEPEHKKDEIINFGGRKFDQEKSRLDLAHMIILHGYPLNMVEHVGFKVFVKNLQPLFEFMPNSGIEVSCMEIYMKEKQKVYNMINKSHGRINLSIEMWSSVESCSYLCIAAHYIDEGWTLQKKILNFVTLDPSHTEDLLPEVIIKCLNEWDIDCKLFALTLDDFSIDGDITLRIKQQISEKRSFINTRQLLDIRSAGHLLSSMVQDATEALHEVIEKIRDSIRYIRSSQVVQGKFNEIAQQAGINSQKALFLDFPAQWKSTYLMLETAVEYKTVFALFQEQDSSYSSAISDEEWEWATSVTGYLKLIVEITNVFSGNRSPTANIYFPEICDIHIQLIDWCRSSDNFISSLATKMKGRFDKYWGKCSTALAVAAILDPRFKMKLVEYYYSQIYGSTALDRIKEVSGVIKELFNAYSICSTMVDQGSTLPGISLPSSSYDARDRLKGFDKFLHETSQSQSMASDLDKYLEEPIFPRNSDFNILNWWRVHMPRYPILSMMARDILGTPMSTMAPELAFGISGRVLDPARAALNPDTRQALICTHDWLQNESGDLNQSSSHFALPLLIDSN